ATATAAAATAATGACAGACATAATAATGTATTATAGTAGTATCGGTATGtatgctagtataacatggtaCGTGTTATGGGCGGGCGAAttcttcgctcgagggcttgttgagaaaggggagtgccctagtaggtatcagatgtagcagtaggttgcatagcatattagggcaaagggaaattacttgtatgggcgggtaaattttcttattctcgggagccttcactagtaaacttttgtatgaactgtgtgagtacgagattactttttcacctaagggtttactgagtaaggtaaattccttgatatgcttcagctatgaccattggttgcctaaagtattagAACAGAAAGGTGTTACTTGTATAgatgggtaatcaccccaatccttatgaaatctcgttggtaaaataccttgcatgtgtttgatcaagctcaagaaaggattttagaaattgtgATTAAATGCAAATGATGaacacatatacatatgttatttacaaacctcatgttggtcacacgctgatttaatatattgtttcttcccttaatgagatgtgtctcacccgaatacaaattcatttttttcaggacctccacgtgactgaacttagagagctcgaggctgttatagtatttttgagttagaaagaaAGGGCACAAGCTTGATGAtatttttaagttgtattaagtttttatgttttatgttttactttttaaatcttctgagttgtgaatactggaagttgtagattatgtttttggagatatacatatatatatatatatatatatatatatatatatatatatgtagatgcagGTTGATGGGTGGATTATTTGAGATGTTATAGTTAGAAACTATGGTATTttattgttggaggattatatttaCACTTTCTACTAcgtaaatgataatagaatgtcaagtatcaggtaaatgaatggatgacgTGGCACTCGGGTCCCACCAGGCGAGTTCGAGGCGCCACGAAACACGGTTTATTAAGGTATAACACACCAGATCATGTTTTCGAGTTTGGAGcgttacaattaatatatatttaattaaattaaaacaaagaaaaaatcaaaCCACCATGCTTAATTAGACAAggaagtaattaattaattaaagtggGTTGTATCgttaatttcattatttttatttatttattttggtagTCATGTACCATTTCTCCAATTTGGTTCCAAAGGCACCAAACATTTTGATAACTAAGTCAATGAGTTAAGTTTCAATTTTGCCGTAAGCCTACTTGAGCTTTTGTAATGTTattatctttatattattaagtaacatattctaaatttaatagtatatgtgttatatatatatatattataaaatttaatttataggTAAAATATATGATGAATTATCCGTCAAAAGACGTATCTTATGTTGGGAAACTTGAATTTTGTTGAATGTTTTGAAGTTGacataaatgtaaatttaaaatctaaaattgaaGTTTATGTGCTCTCATAAGCAACCAAAGTAACCCATTTTCAGAGGAAAAACATAAGCACCTTTCACTGAGAGGTAAGTTTTATCTCATAGAATTGGAATCGTCGCAAAACCCATGATGGAGGAGGCACTACTTGTCAATAACGTGATTCTAGGAAGCTCAAGGCTATCAGCGACTGCTTGGGTGAAATGCAAGATGGTGACATGCATAAGCACCATAAGGGTCGATGATGGAGTGAGCCCCAATGAAGGTTCAAAACGTGAGGTGGGAGTCTAGCAGGGGAGGAAAAGAAAGATTACCTCTTGGGATTTAAGTAGACATAATTTGAGACGGGAATGAAGAAATTTGAATAGTAAAAAATTCATTAGACATGAGTGAAGGCTCAAAGAGGAAATTTGAATAGTCTAAAATTCAAGAGATAGGAGTGAAGATGGAAAGGGGTACAcattcaattttggattttgggaCTTATTTggacttttatttttttatgaagaCATATTGAGAGCATATTTGACATTATGATTTTTGTCACTTGGGGTCTACCAAGTTTTTCCTTTTATGCTTCTAGAAGTAGTTTAATTACAAAAAGTAAAACTTTTTTGCAAATTAGAGTTCTTAATATTTTCATCACATTCACTAAAAGAAAGATGCATCACAAACAATTAAATTCTTGACTAGTTTCATATGTTTGATTTGTTAAATAATAAACTCATTTACAATATTATTCGAAATAATTATTACCTATATAAAAGTGAGCAAATAATCATTCTCTTCAAAATCTTTTATATGATTACACAAGCAATTGTTCCCTTTACTCTTACCTTATGTTCGCATAACCTTGAATTTTGActtgtattgaatttgaataaaatataatatagaaTCGTATTAAACTTTATTCAAATCTATTCAAAATCAtatccaaaattcaaaatttatactccCAAATGCTGCATTATATTATAAATTCTTATTAGTTTGGCTTGGACCTCACTGAAGCAATTCTGAAATAAAAAATCTAATAACTTTTGTGTGTATGTAAGAAAGTTATTTGAATGCTTCACTATACCCCTCACACCAAGGCCATGTAGATTAATCATGTcgattaattttaattttttttattttatatgttaaaatattggtaaaataaataacaaaaaatattaacctccctctaagatttcaaaaattcaatttacattattagaaattttaaaaatatcacaaattttctttaaaatttgtcaaaaagatataaACATCCACttaaacaatttattttttttgcaaaacacaagaaaatatttgtatttttttgacaaatttcatgAATGcccttgaaattcttgaaatctcaagagagattcctaaaatttttaaattttttaaaaatttactatcttttcatcaaatttcacaagatattagtttctattatttcaaaataaattattcaaaacataaatatactatTTCTGTTTTGTGCATTTCTCTTTATTTGTTTCATTCTTCTATACAACACAATTCAATTCAATAGAGGAAAACTTGTCATTTTAAAAGGTCTAAAACACTATGTCGTCGAGCCAAAGCCTCCCATGGAACAAAGTTTATCCAATCAAAGTCACATCCATTTATACTAAATAGGGCTGTAATTGATTTCATTCAGTTCAGTTGTTAACAAAATCGAACACTGGAACCAAAATCgaaatgtttttaaattttaaaaccgTAAACCAGAAGACCAAATTGAGATGTGTTTCGATTCGGCTaacccatttttcattttttgggtaatttttgtacacccctattaCTAAATTCTTTTTTTACTCATTAATTTCcaagaacaaaatttttaaaaatgctCAATTTAAAATTCTCATGAAATTAACCCATCTAAAACAAAAGTACAAAAGCGTGCGattttttgttcaaattcacGAAATCTAAATGCACTTCCAATTCTCAAATTTATTATTCCAATACAACATTATGAGTCATTGACTACCCAGTGTTCCTAAGGAAGGGACAGCTTGAAGGTAGATCATCAACGGCGCCGCCGGATCCGGCGGCCTTCGCAAGACCACCGAGCAGTTCTCCCCGGTCGAAAAAGAACTCTACCTTCACCACCTTCATATCTTCATCCACCTgcaaattaattaatttcaacACCCACGCACAACAAGAAATACCAATTAATTAGGCCGTATAAGAGCATCAATCTTGTACACGAAATTAAGAAATACTCTTGAAATTATTGAGGAAGAAGAAGTAAATAGAAGGAAGGATGCCTGAAAAATGCCGATTCCGAAGAGTTGGACCATTTCGCCGGTGGGGGGATGCCCCAAAAAAGGACCCTCCATGAAGCCCCAGTGCCTGAACTTGAAGACGATGAGCGGCGGCCCGGAGTAGACTTGCAGAATCTCGAGCGCAAAACCGCGAGGGAATGTGGTGGTGAACGCACGGTGAGAGGAGTCGGCGGTGTGGGCGGCGGGGTCGTAGCAGCGGTACTTCTCCGGCAAGGAGGTCTGCAACATGGCGTTGTAGCCTCCCCCCAGCTTACGCTTCTCTTCCAAGCTCAACGCTTCCCTTCCTGCAGTGTGTAACATATCTCGAAAAGACTAATAATTTTTCTCGCATATAATTAAGGtcgaaaagaaaaatatgaaataatttttcatttttatcgttagttattaagaaaaataaaataaataaaataaatttatgaacaaaattttgattattttgattataaatatttaactttttcatattttcaaacatattaaaataaattttcatttttaatagtattcaacatagaagggaaaaaaaagaggaaaaatatttttcctcctactttccctttccttttctcgaataaaattcttgatccaaacgaATCATAAGAGTTTAAACAGGAAAAATTTATGATGAACCGAGGGAcgtttaataattaatattactctaaaaaattatgagaacgagaacaagaaaagaaattaaaaattagaaataaatattaaaaatttaaaattaataacatgactggttaatattttaaatttataatgatttaaaaaattgattgaacaatttttttttgtcattgaatataataataattaaaaaaacatgattgaaattataaaaatacaaaaattatacaaataaaaaatataataatacaaagaaaaatcattataattattttagttaattaatatatttcaaaattgattttttaatgataattttttgtttgtgataattaaaaagagtagaaaaattttcaaatgttcttcataattttttgtaaaataatataaatttatgagtctttttacttttattttaaatttacatgatattgttattttaaatttaattaaaattacttataaaatgaatgatttgaatacaataatgaaaaatataacgataattattattaaataataattagaaaatctaataataataataataataacaagaaaaaaatttgttttccCACAGAAATAAATGATAAGAATATTTCGGTCTTGTAAATTTGATTCAATTAAGAGTTGAAGATCGCTTAAGGTTTTAAATAGTTATATTGGTCATCCTATGTTGTTACTTTCTTGGAGAATTCAAGATGTTCCTAAGTTTGTCATAATATTCCTAATTAAACACAAGTATTCATTACCTCGAAAGTCAAATGCCCctaaatttacttttaataaataaataaaagatgagAAGAAGGTAGCAAGAATTGGTAATCACCATTTAAGCTGAAGGTATACTTGTTTGGTTCAAATGATTTATACTGGTCAAAGGAGGTCTTGTGGAAAAGCTCCATCTCCCATGTCTTCACAAGGTTCTGCACTTTTTCTTCAAGTGACCCCGGAGGCCATACCTATTAATTATTACTCGCACATCAAGAGagatttagttttcaaaataaagctTTCTATTTCAATCCATGATCATTACAGGCTTTTGTAATAATAGATAAGACTAAGAAAGGTGCAGATATACCTTTGTATTCATTAATCTCTTACTGTCACGTGAACCCGTAATGATCATAAGCTCATAAAATTTAGCATTGCATGTcgtatacataaaaaaaatgaaacCCATAATCAAAATTTCCATATATAATTACCATAGTCCTGCCTTCTTCAAAGAGCTTGTTGACAGCATCATAGTTAGGAGGAGCACCAAACCTCCACTGGGTGTTCTTCTCTCCTTCACCCTGCAAGTAAGAACGATACTTATCTGCCCCACCCTCCGCAGAAGCCATCTTAACGAATTTCAGGGGACAGATTTGGGAATCACAAAGAAGAAATTTCACAGCGATGGGATTATATAGAAGTGGAAATGGCCTAACTCAATCGGACTAGATGACCCTTCTTAGATTAGTTTAAGTAGTTCATTTGTGTTAGGTGAAGCAATGGAAATTTCCATTCATGTTCTTAGAAGCCTTCTGTTCATATTGGTCAAGGACTCAAGTGGGGGtttaaatattttagttttgtGGGATGGGTTTTGATTCTGCCCATTGGGATTTGGGAAGGAAGGAGAGGGTTGGAGGCTGATTTCCTTGTTATCTGGGTGAGGGATGATCTTAGGAAATAGAGATTTAATGTGCAAGTTCATGAGAGAT
The Malania oleifera isolate guangnan ecotype guangnan chromosome 13, ASM2987363v1, whole genome shotgun sequence DNA segment above includes these coding regions:
- the LOC131146917 gene encoding pathogen-related protein-like, producing MASAEGGADKYRSYLQGEGEKNTQWRFGAPPNYDAVNKLFEEGRTMVWPPGSLEEKVQNLVKTWEMELFHKTSFDQYKSFEPNKYTFSLNGREALSLEEKRKLGGGYNAMLQTSLPEKYRCYDPAAHTADSSHRAFTTTFPRGFALEILQVYSGPPLIVFKFRHWGFMEGPFLGHPPTGEMVQLFGIGIFQVDEDMKVVKVEFFFDRGELLGGLAKAAGSGGAVDDLPSSCPFLRNTG